The DNA sequence TCTGTATAGTAACTTAAATATATAACCTATTTATAGTGAAATTTCAAACTTAGTAAATAGTTATATTTATATAATAATATAGATTTATTTATATATTATATAAATAAAAATAATATAAAAGATTATATTATGGGGGAGATATTTATGTATAGAATAGTTGATATAAGTTGTAGTCTAAGAAATGATTTAACATTAGAAATTCTTAAAGAAAGTGTATTTAAGCCAACTAAAGAAAAATTAATAAAAAGTGCCAATTACTATGAAAGTAAAGAGGGAATAGTTTCATATGGGTATATTTGTGATGATATGATTTTAGGTTTAATAGTTTTAGATAAGACCAGTAATGATGAAATGATAATACTAGATATAGCTGTTAGAAAAGATAAACAAAAACTTGGAATAGGAAGTGAACTATTAAATTATGTAATTTATGGGCTTAAACCTAGGATTTTAGTTGCAGAGACAGATGATGATGCAGTTGGATTTTATGAAAAGAAACAATTTGAAATAGTTAATTTAGGCGAAAAACATTCAAATATTAATAGATATGAGTGTAGGTATTTTAATTTATATAATGATTAGAAATATCCAAAGGAGCTACATGCAATTATTTAAAATCTAAAGAAAAAATTTTACAATCAGTGGTAAAAGTCAAAAAAATTATCAAAGATTATAATATATTTACAGCAACTTTAGAAGTAAGAAGAAAATGCTCTATTTTAAGCGGAAGTTGTGGTATTTTAATAAATATTAGATATCATAGTGCTTTATGTAGTTAAGTCATATAATGTTGCAACTGAATTATTTATTGGAGAGATATTAACATTAGATTTTAATTTAATAACATTAAAATCATTAAATAAAAAATAAAAGTTCAGCAAGAGACTACTTTATAAAATGCATTTGAAAATATGGTCAAAGTTTTTGCTAAAGAGAACACAATGTTTTATACTAGATAAGTTTTCTAGTTCTAAATTAAATAAAAAGAGTGAATATACAAATTAAAATATATCCACTCTTTCTATTGTCTATATAGTTTTAGGTGTTAAAATATTATTTATTTTACATTTAACGATTGATGGTAAATTACAATCTAAAGACCTTCTTAACAAGTTATCTTTTTTTACTATATTAGTTAAAAGGTATTTTTATATCATTTCTACCTTAATCTCTCTATTAGGAATCAATTGATATATTACATACCAGTCTTCTAAAGATGTAAAAGGTATGCTTACGCCATTAATTAGCTTATATTCTGAAATAGACATATTATCAAATATATAATTATATACGCCATTATCATGATTAATTGCAAAACCTGCCATAACATCAATATCAATTCCATTTATAACATATTCATAAAAGTATTTTGTTGAATATGTAGAAGTTTCTTCATATTCTCTTTTTTTCCCAAGCTTTTTTAATATTTTATCTGATTTATGTATATCCTTAATATCTATAAAAATGTCTATATCATTAGGAGTATCGACCATGCCAAACTGATTTAGTAATATAGATGCACCTACTCCCCATAATATATTAGCTTTATTAAGTTTATCTCCAATATAGCTTAAAGTATCAAACATTTTTTACTACACCTCATATTCTATTAAAAAAATTAATTATATTATTATATCATAGTAGTAAAATTTAAATATGTATAAAATGTTTTAGGATTGTTGAAATAGAAACAAAACTTTAATATAATATTGTTAATGAACTAATGGGTAGGAGGATAGGCCATGAACAAAGAAGAACAGGTTATAATGGGTGTTAGGGACTTATTTAATAAGATAGTTTGGCTTAATAAGTTTAAGATGGAGAAGAGCCTTAAAGAGTATAAGTCTTCTGAAGTACATTGTATCGAATACATTGGAAGAAATGTAGATACAAATGTGACAAAACTTTCAGAGTACTTTTATATGACTAGAGGTGCCATGAGTAAACTAACTAAGAAGCTAATGAAAAAAGGCGTTATCGAAAGCTACCAAAAACCGGATAATAAGAAAGAAATATACTTTAGACTTACTGAGCAAGGAAAAGAAGTGTATAAAACCCATGAGAAACTACACAAAGAGTTTCAAGAGAGAGATAAAGCTATATTTGAACAGGTAACTGAAGAGCAATTTGACAGTATGCTTAATTTTATAGAAAAGTATAGTAGTCATTTGGATGGAGAAATAAAGAAACTTGGTATAGATATTAAGTCGGAATAAATTTAAATAATGAGAAAAAGTATAAGCAGTCTGATTCTATAGAGAAGAGGCTGCTTTTTTATTGTTAAAATTTTGTTGACAAGGAAACAAAATTAGGGTATTATTTTGTTGACAAGGAAACAATAAGACTTTGGAAGGAGAATTTAAATGTTAAAATTAAACAACAAACAAAGCAAAGAAGAAACCGTAAATAAACATGCTTTAATATTTGGGCTTATATCTGTATTTCTTTGCGGATTAGGATTTAGTATTATAACACCTGTAGTACCATTTTTAGTTAAACCTTATATAAGTAATCCATCAAATCAAGCTATAGTGGTTACTTTTTTGACATCTGTTTATGCAGTATGCGTGTTTTTTGCAGCACCGGGACTTGGAGCTTTAAGTGATAGATACGGTCGTCGTCCATTACTTTTAGTATGCCTTTTAGGTTCTGCAATAGGGTACCTAGTTTTTGGTATAGGAGGAGCTTTATGGGTACTATTTGCTGGTAGAATAATAGAAGGTATAACAGGGGGGAGTATAAGTACTATATTTGCATATTTTGCAGATATCACTCCTAGGGAACAGAGAAGTAAATACTTTGGTTGGGTGAGTGCAGTTGCCGGTGTAGGTTGTGCCATTGGACCTACTTTAGGAGGATTACTTGCCAAGTTTGGTTATTCTGTACCTATGTATTTTGGAGCAATAATAACTTTAATAAATGTTATTTATGGAATAGTCTATATGCCGGAGAGCCTTGCTAAGAACAATAGATTAAAGGAAATTACTTTTGTAAGGCTAAATCCATTTACACAACTTATAGATATACTTTCCATAAAAAACTTAAAAAGGTTACTTATATCAGCTTTTTTACTTTGGATACCAAACGGTTCTTTACAGGCAGTTTTTTCACAATTTACAATAGATACTTTCAATTGGGATCCTGCACTAATTGGACTTATGTTTTCAATTATGGGTATCCAAGATATTATTTCACAAGGTTTTATAATGCCAAAACTTTTAAAAATACTTAGTGATGTACAAATAGCAGTTCTTGGAATGACTTCAGAAATTATAGGTTACGGTCTTATTGCAGCATCGGCTTTATTCTCATTTTATCATCTTTTTATAGGTGGAATGTTTATATTTGGTTTTGGTGATTCTGTATTTGGGCCTTCATTTAATGGAATGGTTTCAAGGTCTGTGGATGCTAGTGAACAGGGAAGGATTCAAGGAGGTAGTCAATCGATTCAGGCTTTAGCTAGAATAATTGGACCTATTATTGGAGGTCAAATCTATGTATCACTTGGTCATTCAGCACCTGCTTTTATGGGGATAATACTTATAGGAACTGCAATACCAGTTTTGTATAAGAGTACAAATGCAAATATATAAGTTATTTATTTTATTTAGGCAAGTATAAATTTAACATATATACATCATTTAAAAAATATATACAGTAAAATATGAGATAAATATGATTTCAGTCCAAATATTAGAGGGTTTAGTGCATTTTGAAAAAAAGTTTATAATTTATGTTATTATAGATTTAAAACAGTTGAGGGGATAAGAGTATGTTTAAAATTGTTTTTGGAATGTTTTTTATTGTAGTAGGATTATATTTTATATACTTAGGATTAAAGTTACAAAGAACTAAAGATTTAGGACTAATTAAAAATAAAATGGTTAATATTGATAAAATTAAAGATAAAGATGGCTATATTAAGTTTAATTTAAAACTACATATAGTAATTGGAATTTTATATACAATTCAAGGGATACTTTGTATATTAAGTAGATATTTTATATCTGTAGATAACTTGTATTCTTCTATGAGTATAGTTGTAATTATAACTATATTTGTATATACGTATAAAGTTACCTTTAAAGCTCCAAAATTTTAGAAATATTATAAAGTATATTCTGAGTAGGCGCGAATTAAAAATATAACTTAAACTTTAGAAATAGATTATAAATTTATATATGAACTTAAAATAGAGTTGTTTGTATTAGATTTAATTTATGTAAAAATAAAGCAGAGTGTATATATCAATTTCCGTATATACACTCTGTTTTATTTAATTATAAATAAAGTATAAATTTAGTGACTAGTTATATTTTTAATAAAAATTTATATTGTTATTTAATGTATGAGAAGTATTTTAGTTAAAATATTAAATATTAAGTTTTATGATTATATTTCTTTTTTATCTTCTGGGTGATCTTTATTTAATTTATCATTTAATTGTTCTTCAAGTTCTATAATTTCATTAAAAGTACTCTTTAACTCTTGAAGTAGTGGATTGTTTCGAGTATCATAGACTTGTTTTAAAATTGCCTCTTTTTCCGCCTTTTTAAACATATCATTGCCATACATTTTTTTAAACATATATATTTTGGCATCAATAACCTCAGACTGTTTACTTAACTCTTGAGATGAAATTTTAATATCTTTTAATTCAAAATGAGTTTCAATTATTTTCTTGTTTATATCTTGAAGATTAATCTGTTTTTCACTAAGTAAAGGTTCTTCTTCACTAAGTGAAGTTTCTTTTATATCCTTAATTTTTTCTGTAACATTGACATAGCTATCAATTTTAGGATTTTCTACTGCATTATCTTTTGTATCATCTTTTTTATCTTTATTTTCAATCCTGTCTTTTAGTTTGCTAAGCTGTGATAATTTACGTTCTAAAGATTCTTGCATTTTTTTATTTATATTTGAATTATATGTAACATCTAGGTTTTCTCGAGCTAAGTGCTTACCTTTAATAATAATAGGTAATTCTTTCAGTGATTTAGCTGGATTATTTTTATTATTAGAAACATTAATTTGTATTTTGTTTAAAGAACTACTGTTATAACTTTTTAATAGTATATTACTACTATTTACATTTAAAATGTTCATGTATTCACCTCCTTATTTAATAATTAATCTTCAAATATAATTCAATATAAATGTACGACTTATAAAAAATTACCTTTAACTAATTTACAATAAATGGAAAATTCATATGGATAACTATATACCGAAAGTACAAAAACGAATGATATCTACTATTGAATGTGCTCCAATTGCAGATATTAAATTCATATGTAATTAAAATGTTTATTATGTTTTTTACATGCCTGAGTTATATGCAATAACATATAGAATAGGAAGTATTATATATATGGTTGCTAATAATCAATAATGAATTACCAGATTTATTTTTTATCCAATATATTCCTGATAACAAACAATATATTAAAAATATGCCTGATCCTATTATAGGAATATTATATGGGTAATCATAAACGGTTGCCATTGTAAGAAGTTCATATAAATTATGGTCAAGAATAAAATCGGGTACCACTATA is a window from the Paraclostridium sordellii genome containing:
- a CDS encoding MarR family transcriptional regulator — protein: MNKEEQVIMGVRDLFNKIVWLNKFKMEKSLKEYKSSEVHCIEYIGRNVDTNVTKLSEYFYMTRGAMSKLTKKLMKKGVIESYQKPDNKKEIYFRLTEQGKEVYKTHEKLHKEFQERDKAIFEQVTEEQFDSMLNFIEKYSSHLDGEIKKLGIDIKSE
- a CDS encoding GNAT family N-acetyltransferase, whose translation is MYRIVDISCSLRNDLTLEILKESVFKPTKEKLIKSANYYESKEGIVSYGYICDDMILGLIVLDKTSNDEMIILDIAVRKDKQKLGIGSELLNYVIYGLKPRILVAETDDDAVGFYEKKQFEIVNLGEKHSNINRYECRYFNLYND
- a CDS encoding MFS transporter, encoding MLKLNNKQSKEETVNKHALIFGLISVFLCGLGFSIITPVVPFLVKPYISNPSNQAIVVTFLTSVYAVCVFFAAPGLGALSDRYGRRPLLLVCLLGSAIGYLVFGIGGALWVLFAGRIIEGITGGSISTIFAYFADITPREQRSKYFGWVSAVAGVGCAIGPTLGGLLAKFGYSVPMYFGAIITLINVIYGIVYMPESLAKNNRLKEITFVRLNPFTQLIDILSIKNLKRLLISAFLLWIPNGSLQAVFSQFTIDTFNWDPALIGLMFSIMGIQDIISQGFIMPKLLKILSDVQIAVLGMTSEIIGYGLIAASALFSFYHLFIGGMFIFGFGDSVFGPSFNGMVSRSVDASEQGRIQGGSQSIQALARIIGPIIGGQIYVSLGHSAPAFMGIILIGTAIPVLYKSTNANI